The following are from one region of the Arachis duranensis cultivar V14167 chromosome 10, aradu.V14167.gnm2.J7QH, whole genome shotgun sequence genome:
- the LOC127743095 gene encoding putative F-box protein At5g41500, with protein MAAQHPTAALLLCEVVMEILSWVPAKPVTRLKLVCKSWNSIISHPHFVKLHLHRSPKNAILLFTRAQALTLGGEEKQSLVLSSVESFIQNPSSSLDAQENRHSLHVEDWVSGSCNGLVLFQGTRLAYVSMRIMLLGLGMMSQVTVTR; from the exons ATGGCGGCTCAACACCCAACAGCAGCGCTCCTCTTGTGTGAAGTGGTGATGGAGATCCTCTCTTGGGTTCCTGCAAAGCCTGTCACGCGCCTCAAGCTTGTGTGCAAGTCATGGAACTCCATCATCTCCCACCCTCACTTCGTCAAACTTCACCTTCACCGTTCACCCAAAAATGCCATCCTCCTCTTTACGCGAGCACAAGCGCTCACCCTCGGCGGAGAAGAAAAACAGAGCTTAGTGTTGAGTAGCGTTGAATCTTTCATCCAAAATCCATCATCCTCTCTTGATGCTCAAGAGAATCGCCACTCTCTACATGTAGAAGACTGGGTTTCGGGTTCATGCAACGGGTTG GTTTTATTTCAGGGAACTCGCCTTGCTTATGTGTCAATGCGCATAATGTTATTGGGTTTGGGTATGATGAGTCAAGTGACAGTTACAAGGTAG